Genomic DNA from Verrucomicrobiia bacterium:
TCACCGTCACTTTGCACAGTTTCGACAGCGCGGCAACCTGCTGGGCGTTGAAGACGCCACGCACCGGTTCCGTGGCATTGGGAAACAGGTTGGACACAAACAGCAGTTTCATGCTGCCAACCGCCGCCACAGCTCTTCGTAGCGTTGGATCATCGCCGCGACGCTGTAGCGTTGGCGGGCGACCTCGCGCGCTGCGGCGCCAAGGCAGCTGGCCAGCTCGCGATCGGTTAAGAGTCGTTCGATGGCCGCGCGTAATGCCGTCGCGTCGTCAGGTGGAACAACGAGTCCGGTGACTTCATGTTCGATCAATTCCGTGTTGCCGCCGACTGCCGTAACAACGATCGGGCACGCGGCGGCCATGGCTTCCAGCAGGGCGATACTCATGCCTTCGGTGCTCGACGAGAGCACAAAGACATCGAATCCCGCCAACAACTTCGCGATATCGGCACGTTGACCAAGGAATTGGGCCTGCGGACCAGCTTCGCGTTCCAATTCTCCACGCAGGGGGCCATCGCCAACGAAAACCAGTTCGAAATTGGGAATTGCGGCGACGGCACGCAACAACAGTGCATGGTTTTTCTCCGGCACCATCCGTCCGACCGTCCCTACACGTCGCCCTGGGGTCAATCGCGGTAACTGGAATCGGTCCACACAAATTCCGTTTGCGACGACTGCAAGGCGGTCAGCAGTTACGCCTTCCTGTTCACGCGCCTCACGGCCAATTTTCTCCGAGACGGCCACCG
This window encodes:
- a CDS encoding glycosyltransferase — encoded protein: MQVVLSLRVGGLERVVLDLVQNASEEFRFVICCLEEPGAWGGEAPRVVTLGKRPGFDWRLFWKIARLARAEKVDVIHTHNSAAHLYGAIGGKLAGVKVLHTEHGKNLGQEARAFRLNRWAAHFTDLTVAVSEKIGREAREQEGVTADRLAVVANGICVDRFQLPRLTPGRRVGTVGRMVPEKNHALLLRAVAAIPNFELVFVGDGPLRGELEREAGPQAQFLGQRADIAKLLAGFDVFVLSSSTEGMSIALLEAMAAACPIVVTAVGGNTELIEHEVTGLVVPPDDATALRAAIERLLTDRELASCLGAAAREVARQRYSVAAMIQRYEELWRRLAA